One window of Burkholderiales bacterium genomic DNA carries:
- a CDS encoding glycosyltransferase family 4 protein, with product MSETLTALAGAPSLAFVVSLAVAFFLSRGKAARLALDRPNERSLHVTPVPRTGGIAVLTAAGVASMVFGPAAPAALIGALAVVAAVSLIDDIRHIPAGLRLAVHIGAAGFFVHSVATPDIPLAAQAVLAVAIAWLCNLYNFMDGSDGLAGGMALIGFGIYGAAAAAAGDLTFARTNLIVAAAAAGFLALNFYPARIFLGDVGSVPLGFLAGTLGVLGWSKGIWPLWFPAVVFSAFIVDASVTLARRVSRRERFWIPHRDHYYQRLVQIGWGHARTAWAEYALMATTGALALLALALPKWACAALLLALACGYALLALAVEHAWRGRLMSREP from the coding sequence ATGTCTGAAACCCTGACAGCGCTCGCGGGCGCACCCTCGCTCGCGTTCGTCGTCTCCCTTGCCGTCGCCTTCTTCCTCTCCCGCGGGAAAGCCGCGAGGCTCGCGCTCGACCGTCCCAACGAGCGCTCGCTGCACGTCACACCCGTACCGAGAACGGGCGGCATCGCGGTGCTCACCGCCGCAGGGGTCGCATCCATGGTGTTCGGCCCTGCCGCGCCGGCGGCGCTGATCGGCGCGCTCGCGGTGGTCGCCGCGGTCTCGCTCATCGACGACATCCGCCACATCCCCGCGGGCCTGCGCCTCGCGGTCCATATCGGCGCGGCGGGCTTCTTCGTGCACTCGGTCGCAACGCCGGACATCCCGCTTGCGGCGCAGGCGGTGCTCGCGGTCGCGATCGCATGGCTGTGCAACCTGTATAACTTCATGGACGGCTCCGACGGGCTCGCCGGCGGCATGGCGCTCATCGGCTTCGGCATCTATGGCGCGGCCGCAGCTGCGGCGGGAGATCTCACTTTCGCGCGCACCAATCTCATCGTCGCAGCCGCGGCCGCGGGCTTCCTGGCGCTCAACTTCTATCCCGCGCGTATCTTCCTCGGCGACGTGGGCTCGGTGCCGCTCGGCTTCCTCGCCGGCACGCTCGGCGTGCTCGGATGGAGCAAAGGGATCTGGCCGCTGTGGTTTCCGGCGGTCGTCTTCTCGGCGTTCATCGTGGACGCGAGCGTCACCCTCGCGCGGCGCGTGAGCAGGCGCGAGCGCTTCTGGATTCCCCACCGCGATCACTACTACCAGCGGCTGGTGCAGATCGGCTGGGGCCACGCGCGCACCGCGTGGGCCGAGTACGCGCTCATGGCGACGACGGGCGCGCTCGCACTGCTCGCGCTGGCGCTGCCGAAGTGGGCATGCGCCGCCCTGCTGCTGGCGCTCGCGTGCGGCTACGCGCTGCTCGCGCTCGCCGTCGAGCACGCCTGGCGCGGCCGCCTGATGTCGCGCGAGCCATGA
- a CDS encoding N-acetylneuraminate synthase family protein, whose product MIFIIAEIGINHNGDLGIAKQLIDVAADAGANAVKFQKRTIDKVYTKEMLDSPRESPWGKTQREQKEGLEFDADDYAEIDRYCKEKKIAWFASAWDIDSQKFLRKFDLPYNKVASAMIVYEDLLKEVASEKRHTFISTGMSTAKEIDRAVEIFKQAGCPFELMHCVSTYPMNDSDANLSRINTLRDRYKVNVGYSGHEVGLTVSIAAAALGVTSLERHITLDRAMYGSDQAASVEPDGFRRLVRAVRTTEKALGDGGIDMQQKEVPIAVKLRSHVPWQSSNP is encoded by the coding sequence TTGATATTCATCATCGCCGAGATCGGCATCAACCACAACGGGGACCTCGGGATCGCCAAGCAACTGATCGACGTCGCCGCCGACGCCGGCGCGAACGCGGTCAAGTTCCAGAAGCGCACGATCGACAAGGTCTATACGAAAGAAATGCTCGATTCGCCGCGCGAGAGCCCGTGGGGCAAGACCCAGCGCGAGCAGAAGGAAGGGCTGGAGTTCGACGCCGACGACTACGCCGAGATCGACCGCTACTGCAAAGAGAAGAAGATCGCGTGGTTCGCTTCCGCGTGGGACATCGACAGCCAGAAGTTCCTGCGCAAGTTCGACCTGCCGTACAACAAGGTCGCCTCGGCGATGATCGTGTACGAAGACCTGCTGAAAGAAGTCGCGTCGGAGAAGCGCCACACCTTCATCTCGACCGGCATGAGCACCGCCAAGGAGATCGACCGCGCGGTCGAGATCTTCAAGCAGGCGGGCTGCCCGTTCGAGCTCATGCACTGCGTGTCGACCTACCCGATGAACGACAGCGACGCGAACCTCTCGCGCATCAATACGCTGCGCGACCGCTACAAGGTGAACGTCGGCTACAGCGGGCACGAGGTCGGCCTGACGGTGTCGATCGCGGCGGCCGCGCTCGGCGTGACCTCGCTCGAGCGCCACATCACGCTGGACCGCGCGATGTACGGCTCGGACCAGGCGGCCTCGGTCGAGCCCGACGGTTTCCGGCGGCTGGTGCGCGCGGTGCGCACCACCGAAAAAGCCCTGGGCGACGGCGGCATCGACATGCAGCAGAAGGAAGTGCCGATCGCGGTCAAGCTGCGCAGCCACGTGCCGTGGCAGTCGAGCAACCCGTAG
- a CDS encoding SIS domain-containing protein, with amino-acid sequence MSTTQISVRDLDLIVYDFDGVMTDNRVYVSQGGEEAVSCNRSDGLAVGMLRQVGVPQLIISTEVNEVVAARAKKLGLDVIQACEDKAQALAQFCTTHGYDVKRVLYVGNDVNDLAAMCLTGYPVSPADGHASIRSIAKLVVGAKGGAGVIRELADKLLADGVQPAPAAAARIDANLVEHVRAEFADAIRLRETLMRDDALLSSLCELAHAIARAIRGGGKVIFAGNGGSFADAQHLAAEFVGRFMRERSPLAGVALGTNSSTVTAIGNDYRFDDIFVRELQAVAKRGDVFIPISTSGNSGNLVEAIRAAEGMGVTTWALLGKGGGRIAAMCRSIVVPSKHTARIQEIHITLGHIVCGLVDDLLDAAKA; translated from the coding sequence ATGTCCACGACGCAAATCAGCGTGAGGGACCTCGACCTCATCGTCTACGACTTCGACGGCGTCATGACGGACAACCGCGTGTACGTCTCGCAGGGCGGTGAGGAAGCGGTGTCGTGCAACCGTTCGGACGGCCTCGCCGTCGGGATGTTGAGACAGGTCGGCGTTCCCCAGCTCATCATCAGCACCGAAGTCAACGAGGTGGTCGCCGCGCGCGCGAAGAAGCTCGGCCTCGACGTCATCCAGGCGTGCGAGGACAAGGCGCAGGCGCTGGCGCAGTTCTGCACGACCCACGGTTACGACGTTAAGCGCGTGCTCTACGTCGGCAACGACGTGAACGATCTGGCGGCGATGTGCCTCACCGGTTATCCCGTGAGTCCGGCGGACGGCCACGCTTCCATCCGGTCGATCGCGAAGCTCGTCGTCGGCGCCAAAGGCGGTGCGGGCGTGATCCGCGAGCTCGCCGACAAGCTGCTCGCCGACGGTGTCCAGCCGGCGCCTGCCGCCGCGGCCAGGATCGACGCGAACCTCGTCGAGCACGTGCGCGCCGAATTCGCCGACGCGATTCGCTTACGCGAGACGCTGATGCGCGACGACGCCCTGCTGTCCTCGCTGTGCGAGCTTGCGCACGCCATCGCGCGTGCGATCCGGGGCGGCGGCAAGGTGATCTTCGCCGGCAACGGCGGCAGCTTCGCCGATGCGCAGCACCTCGCCGCGGAGTTCGTCGGCCGCTTCATGCGCGAGCGCTCGCCGCTCGCCGGCGTCGCGCTGGGGACGAACAGCTCGACCGTGACCGCGATCGGCAACGACTACCGCTTCGACGACATCTTCGTGCGCGAGCTGCAGGCGGTGGCGAAGCGCGGCGACGTCTTTATCCCGATCTCGACGAGCGGCAACTCGGGCAACCTCGTCGAGGCGATACGCGCGGCGGAAGGAATGGGCGTGACGACGTGGGCGCTGCTCGGCAAGGGCGGCGGCAGGATCGCGGCGATGTGCCGCTCGATCGTCGTGCCTTCGAAGCACACCGCGCGCATCCAGGAAATTCACATCACGCTCGGACACATCGTATGCGGCCTCGTCGACGACCTGCTCGACGCCGCGAAAGCCTGA
- a CDS encoding acylneuraminate cytidylyltransferase family protein, whose translation MGVTAAIIPARAGSKGIPAKNLAPVCGHPLIAWSIRQAIEAEGVDSVWVSSDGDEILAVAEKYGARPIRRPPDISGDTATSESAWLHALDAIEGQGVQVDWIVGMQATSPIREPSDIADALRKVKHDKLDSLLTVVEVEDFFMWRAGDAGPESVNYDYRTRKRRQAIEKRYLENGSFYVFPPRVLRGENNRLGGKIGMHVMDRHKMFQIDNAGDVALCEAIMRGYGLDRM comes from the coding sequence GTGGGCGTAACCGCGGCGATCATACCGGCACGCGCGGGCTCCAAAGGCATCCCCGCCAAGAACCTCGCGCCGGTCTGCGGCCATCCGCTGATCGCGTGGTCGATCCGCCAGGCGATCGAAGCGGAAGGTGTCGACAGCGTCTGGGTGAGCTCCGACGGCGACGAGATCCTCGCCGTCGCCGAGAAATACGGCGCGCGGCCGATCAGGCGCCCGCCGGACATCTCCGGGGACACCGCGACATCGGAATCGGCGTGGCTGCACGCGCTCGACGCGATCGAAGGCCAGGGCGTGCAAGTCGACTGGATCGTCGGCATGCAGGCGACCTCCCCGATCCGGGAGCCGAGCGACATCGCCGATGCGCTGCGCAAAGTGAAGCACGACAAGCTCGATTCGCTGCTGACGGTCGTCGAGGTCGAAGACTTCTTCATGTGGCGTGCAGGCGACGCCGGACCGGAATCGGTCAACTACGACTACCGCACCCGCAAGCGGCGGCAGGCGATCGAGAAGCGCTACCTGGAGAACGGGTCGTTCTACGTGTTTCCGCCGCGCGTCCTGCGCGGGGAGAACAACCGGCTCGGCGGGAAGATCGGCATGCACGTCATGGACAGGCATAAGATGTTCCAGATCGACAACGCCGGCGACGTCGCGCTGTGCGAAGCGATCATGCGCGGCTACGGGCTGGACCGGATGTGA